The region ACGTGATCCCGATCATTCCGCCCGAGCTGCGCCCCCTGGTTCCGCTCGACGGCGGCCGGTTCGCCACGTCGGACCTGAACGATCTGTATCGCCGGGTCATCAACCGTAACAATCGTTTGAAGCGGCTCTTGGAGCTTGGCGCTCCGGACATCATCATCCGCAATGAAAAGCGCATGTTGCAGGAGTCCGTGGACGCCCTGTTCGACAACGGCCGTCGCGGTCGCGCCATAACCGGGACCAACGGTCGTCCGCTCAAATCCTTGTCCGACATGATCAAGGGTAAGCAGGGCCGTTTCCGTCAGAATCTTCTCGGCAAACGCGTCGACTATTCCGGTCGTTCCGTCATCGTTGTCGGGCCGTATCTGAAACTTCATCAGTGCGGTTTGCCCAAGAAGATGGCTCTGGAACTCTTCAAGCCCTTCATCTACTCCAAGCTTGAGGAACGGGGTTATGCCAGTACCATCAAGAGTGCGAAGAAGATGGTCGAGCGCGAGGAGATCGCCGTATGGGATATCCTCGAAGAGGTCGTGCGTGAATACCCCATTCTGCTGAACCGCGCACCGACACTGCATCGTCTTGGCATCCAGGCCTTTGAACCGATTCTGGTCGAAGGAAAGGCGATACGTTTGCACCCGCTGGTGTGTACGGCGTTCAACGCCGACTTTGACGGTGACCAGATGGCCGTGCATGTGCCTCTGTCGGTTGAGGCCCAGATCGAATGCCGCGTGCTCATGATGTCCACGAACAACATTCTGTCCCCGGCTAACGGTTCTCCGATCATCGTGCCTTCGCAGGATATCGTTCTCGGTCTGTACTTCCTGACCGTGGAGCGTCCTTTCGAGCGCGGCGAGGGCATGATCTTCGCCGATCCCGATGAGGTCATCTGCGCCTTTGACGCAAACCACGTGGAGCTGCATGCCCGGATCAAGGTCCGCATCGACGGTGCATTGGTCGAGACCACTCCCGGACGAATCATCATCCGCGAGATCGTTCCGACGGAAGTGCCTTTCGAGGTCTACAACCGCGAGATGAGCAAGAAGGTCATCGGCAGACTCGTGGGCGAAGCCTACCGTCTTGCCGGCACCAAGGCCACGGTCATTCTGTGCGACAAGCTCAAGGACTTGGGTTTTGAGTATTCGACCCAGGCCGGAATCACCGTCGGCGTGAAGGATCTGACCATCCCGCCGGCCAAATCCGGTATCCTGGATCGTTCGCACACCGAAGTTTCGGATATCGAGCAGCAGTACCGCGAGGGTATCATCACCCGCACGGAAAAATACAACAAGGTCGTTGACGTCTGGACCAAGGCGACCAATGACGTGGCCGACGCCATGATGCGGGAGCTCAAGTACGACACCGTGCCCAACCCGAAGCAGGATGACTCCCCGCATGTCAAACATGCGCTTCGCTGGGAGGTTTCCAAGCTCAAGGAAGAGCGCTGCAACAGCTTCAACTCGGTGTTCATGATGGCCAACTCCGGCGCCCGAGGCAATCAGGACCAGATGCGCCAGCTGGCCGGCATGCGTGGTCTGATGGCCAAGCCCTCCGGTGAAATCATCGAGACGCCCATCACGTCGTCCTTCCGTGAAGGGTTGACCATTCTGCAGTACTTCACGTCTACGCACGGAGCACGCAAGGGTCTCGCCGACACCGCGCTCAAGACAGCGAACTCGGGCTACCTGACACGCCGTCTGGTCGACGTAGTTCAGGATGTCATCGTCAGCGAGCACGACTGCAAGACGGTTGATGGCATCGAGCTCACGCACGTCACCAAGAGCGGTGAAATCACCGTGCGCCTGAGTGAGCGTGTTCTTGGCCGGACAGCCATGTACGATATTCTTGATCCTGAAACCGGCGAGGTTTTCATCCCTGCCAATGCCATGATCAATGAGGAATTTGTCGCCGAGATCGAACGGCGCAACATCTCGACCATCACCATCCGTTCCGCGCTGACCTGCAAGGCCAAGCACGGAGTGTGCGCTCTGTGTTATGGTCGCGACCTGGCGCGAGGCCATCTGGTCAACGTCGGTGAGGCTGTCGGCATCATCGCCGCCCAGTCCATCGGCGAGCCTGGAACGCAGTTGACCATGAGAACATTCCACATCGGTGGTACCGCCTCCAAGGAAATCGAGCAGAGCAGGTATGAGGCTCTGAACAAGGGACGGGTCGTTCTCTCTCGTGTGCGGACGGTTACAAATAACCGTGGGGAGCGCATGGTTCTCGGCAAGAGTGGCCAGCTGCGCATTGTCGATGACCAGGGCGTCGAGCGTGAAAAATACGCGTTGCCTTCCGGCGCGAAGCTCTATTTTGAGAACGGTGCCGAGGTCAAAAAAGGCGATCGCCTTGCTGAATGGGATCCGTTCAACGAGCCCTTCGTCACGGATGTCGAGGGTGTTGTCCATTTCACGGACATCATCGAAGGCCGCACCGCTCAGGAACGCATAGACGAAGCCACGGGCAAGTCGACTTTGACGGTCATTGAATTCAGGTCGTCGAGCTTCCGTCCAGGTATCTCCATTTGCGATGAGAATGGCGTCTGCAAGACCAAGCCGGACACGGGTACCCAGACTTCCTATGCGCTGCCGGTTGGCGCCATCGTCATGGTCAACGACGGTGATGTGGTACAGCCGGGCGACATCATCGCACGTAAGCCGCGTGAAACCATGAAGACAAAGGACATCGTCGGTGGTTTGCCGCGCGTTGCCGAACTCTTCGAGGTGCGCAAGCCCAAGGATCAGGCGATTCTGTCCGAAATCGACGGTATCGTCAGCTTTGGCCCCGACTCCAAAGGCAAGCGCAAGCTTATTGTCGAGCCGGAAGTGGGAGACGCCCGCGTCTACCTCATTCCCAAAGGCAAGCATATCAGTGTTGGTGAAGGTGACTTCGTGGAGAGCGGAGAGTTGCTGACCGAGGGCACCCCGGATCTCCACGATCTGCTCAAGGTCAAGGGCGAAAAATACCTGGCCTTTTACCTGGTCGAAGGCGTGCAGGACGTGTACCGTTTCCAGGGCGTTTACATCAATGACAAGCACATCGAGATCATCGTCCGTCAGATGCTCAAGAAATTGCTGGTCATCGACCCGGGCGAGACAGGTTTGCTCATGGGCGAACAGGTCGACAAGGCCAAGTTTGCCAACATCAACGCCAAGTGCGTAGGCACCGGGATGCACCCGGCGACTGCCGAACCGCTGGTGCTCGGAATCACGCAGGCATCCTTGTCCACGGAATCGTTCATCTCCGCAGCGTCCTTCCAGGAGACGACAAAGGTGCTGACCGAAGCCGCGCTGATAGGTAAAAAGGATTATCTCTACGGCCTCAAGGAAAATGTCATTGTCGGCAGATTGGTCAACGCCGGAACGGGGTTCAGATCTTATATCGAAAACGGAATTGTGGTTCCGGATCAGCCTGAAAGCCCAGACAAATTCCTGGAAGATTTAGAGAAAGATCCGTTTTTCATGGGACAATAACTTTTTATTGTCTCGGCACTTGAGTTGACAGGGGAGGGGAGTTCAATTATGAACCCCCTTCTCAAAATGTTTATTAATGGAGTTTGAAATGCCCACAATTAATCAGTTGGTCCGTAAAGCGCGGGTCCTCCAGGTGAAAGGCACAAAAAGAGCTGCGTTGCAGGGTTGCCCTCAGCGTCGTGGAGTTTGCGTGCGCGTGTATACCACAACGCCCAAGAAGCCGAACTCCGCTCTTCGAAAAGTGGCCAGAGTGCGTCTGACCAATGGAATTGAAGTGACTTCGTACATTCCCGGTGAAGGGCACAACCTGCAGGAGCACTCCGTGGTCATGATCCTCGGCGGCCGTGTCAAGGATTTGCCCGGTGTCCGCTACAAGATTATCAGAGGTACGTTGGATGCGGCCGGTGTTCAGGATCGCCGGAAGAGCCGCTCCAAGTACGGAGCCAAACGTCCTAAATAGGTACAAGGAGATTGACGTATGCCTCGCAAGGGAGCCACGCCAAAGCGTGAAGTGCTGCCGGATCCGAAGTACGGAAGCCGGGTGGTCACAAAATTTGTGAACCAGATGATGTATGACGGCAAGAAAAGCGTTGCCGAAACGATATTCTATGATGCCATTGAAGAACTTGGAAAGCGCACCGACAGCGAGCCGCTCAGAGCATTCGAGCAGCTCATTGAAAAGGTAAAGCCGCAGATGGAAGTGAAATCCCGTCGTGTCGGTGGCGCAACCTATCAGGTTCCCATGGAAGTCCGCCCGGCACGACAGGAAGCCTTGGCTATCCGTTGGCTGGTCAACTATGCCCGTTCTCGCGGAGAGAAAGGCATGGTTTTGCGTTTGGCGGCTGAATTTCTGGATGCTTATAACGATCGCGGTGGTGCCATCAAGAAGCGTGAGGACACCCATCGAATGGCAGAAGCCAACAAAGCTTTTGCTCATTACCGCTGGTAAAAGAGGTTCTTTCCGTGTCTAAACGTGTTCCCATAAAAGATCAGCGCAATATCGGTATCATGGCCCACATCGATGCGGGCAAGACCACGACTACCGAACGTATTTTATATTATACAGGTGTTTCTCACAAACTTGGAGAAGTTCATGATGGCCAGGCGACCATGGACTGGATGGAGCAGGAGCAGGAGCGTGGCATCACGATCACCTCTGCTGCGACAACCTGTTACTGGCGTAATTGCCGCATCAACATCATTGATACTCCCGGCCACGTGGATTTCACCGTTGAAGTAGAGCGTTCGCTGCGCGTGCTTGATGGCGCTGTTGCTGTTTTTTGCGCTGTTGGTGGAGTCGAGCCGCAGTCCGAGACTGTATGGCGGCAGGCGGACAGATACCGGGTTCCCCGGATCGCCTTTGTAAACAAGATGGACCGCTCGGGAGCTGATTTCTACCGAGTTGTCGACATGATCAAGGATCGTCTCAAGGCGAAGCCTGTTCCGCTGCACCTGCCCATCGGCGCAGAGGAGAACTTTTTGGGGCAGATCGACCTCGTTCGCAAGGTCGCTCTCTATTATGACGTTGATTCCAAGGGCGAAACGATTGTCGAGCGCGAGATCCCGGCTGAAATGCTGGATCAGGCTGATGAATGGCGCATGAATCTTGTCGAGGCTATCGCCGAGGAAGATGAGACCCTGCTTGAAAAGTATTTGGGCGGAGAAGAGCTCTTGCCTGAAGAAATCATGGCGGGAATTCGTTCCGCTACCATCGGCATGAAAATTTGCCCGGTGATTTGCGGTTCAGCGTTCAAGAACAAGGGCGTTCAGGCACTGCTTGATTGCGTTGTGGATTATCTGCCTTCCCCGGTAGAGGTCCCGGCCATGGTTGGAGTCGATCCTGACACCAAGGAAGAGATTCTTTGCGAGTGTTCCGATGATCTGCCGCTCAGCGCCTTGGCGTTCAAGCTCATGGCTGATCCTTTTTTTGGGCACCTGACCTTCCTGAGAGTATATTCCGGCGTGCTTGTTACCGGTTCGACGGTTCTGAATGCCGCCTCAGGCAAAAAGGAACGTGTAGGCCGTTTGCTGAAGATGCACGCGAACAAACGTGAAGACATCAAGGAAGCCTATGCGGGTGACATCGTTGCCGCAGTCGGTCTGAAACAGACCAGCACGGGTGAAACTCTGTGCGATCTCAAGCGGGCAATCCTGCTTGAATCAATGGATTTTCCCGAGCCTGTCATCGAAGTGGCGATCGAACCCAAGACCAAGACCGACAGGGATGCCCTTGGGCAGGCCCTGCAGAAGCTGGTCAAGGAAGACCCCTCGTTCCGTGTCAAGACGAATGAAGAAAC is a window of Desulfomicrobium apsheronum DNA encoding:
- the rpoC gene encoding DNA-directed RNA polymerase subunit beta' → MSLDDLFTQRGSASSSFNSQNLKAIGINVASPEKIREWSFGEVKKPETINYRTFKPERDGLFCAKIFGPVKDYECNCGKYKRMKHRGIVCEKCGVEVIASKVRRERMGHIELAAPVAHIWFLKSLPSKIGTLLDMTMADLEKVLYFDSYIILDPGETTLLKKQVISEEQYFQILDHYDDNAITVGMGAESIKILLQEIDLASLRVELREESQSTRSQTKKKKLAKRLKIVEAFLESGNKPEWMVMDVIPIIPPELRPLVPLDGGRFATSDLNDLYRRVINRNNRLKRLLELGAPDIIIRNEKRMLQESVDALFDNGRRGRAITGTNGRPLKSLSDMIKGKQGRFRQNLLGKRVDYSGRSVIVVGPYLKLHQCGLPKKMALELFKPFIYSKLEERGYASTIKSAKKMVEREEIAVWDILEEVVREYPILLNRAPTLHRLGIQAFEPILVEGKAIRLHPLVCTAFNADFDGDQMAVHVPLSVEAQIECRVLMMSTNNILSPANGSPIIVPSQDIVLGLYFLTVERPFERGEGMIFADPDEVICAFDANHVELHARIKVRIDGALVETTPGRIIIREIVPTEVPFEVYNREMSKKVIGRLVGEAYRLAGTKATVILCDKLKDLGFEYSTQAGITVGVKDLTIPPAKSGILDRSHTEVSDIEQQYREGIITRTEKYNKVVDVWTKATNDVADAMMRELKYDTVPNPKQDDSPHVKHALRWEVSKLKEERCNSFNSVFMMANSGARGNQDQMRQLAGMRGLMAKPSGEIIETPITSSFREGLTILQYFTSTHGARKGLADTALKTANSGYLTRRLVDVVQDVIVSEHDCKTVDGIELTHVTKSGEITVRLSERVLGRTAMYDILDPETGEVFIPANAMINEEFVAEIERRNISTITIRSALTCKAKHGVCALCYGRDLARGHLVNVGEAVGIIAAQSIGEPGTQLTMRTFHIGGTASKEIEQSRYEALNKGRVVLSRVRTVTNNRGERMVLGKSGQLRIVDDQGVEREKYALPSGAKLYFENGAEVKKGDRLAEWDPFNEPFVTDVEGVVHFTDIIEGRTAQERIDEATGKSTLTVIEFRSSSFRPGISICDENGVCKTKPDTGTQTSYALPVGAIVMVNDGDVVQPGDIIARKPRETMKTKDIVGGLPRVAELFEVRKPKDQAILSEIDGIVSFGPDSKGKRKLIVEPEVGDARVYLIPKGKHISVGEGDFVESGELLTEGTPDLHDLLKVKGEKYLAFYLVEGVQDVYRFQGVYINDKHIEIIVRQMLKKLLVIDPGETGLLMGEQVDKAKFANINAKCVGTGMHPATAEPLVLGITQASLSTESFISAASFQETTKVLTEAALIGKKDYLYGLKENVIVGRLVNAGTGFRSYIENGIVVPDQPESPDKFLEDLEKDPFFMGQ
- the rpsL gene encoding 30S ribosomal protein S12, which translates into the protein MPTINQLVRKARVLQVKGTKRAALQGCPQRRGVCVRVYTTTPKKPNSALRKVARVRLTNGIEVTSYIPGEGHNLQEHSVVMILGGRVKDLPGVRYKIIRGTLDAAGVQDRRKSRSKYGAKRPK
- the rpsG gene encoding 30S ribosomal protein S7, encoding MPRKGATPKREVLPDPKYGSRVVTKFVNQMMYDGKKSVAETIFYDAIEELGKRTDSEPLRAFEQLIEKVKPQMEVKSRRVGGATYQVPMEVRPARQEALAIRWLVNYARSRGEKGMVLRLAAEFLDAYNDRGGAIKKREDTHRMAEANKAFAHYRW
- the fusA gene encoding elongation factor G, producing the protein MSKRVPIKDQRNIGIMAHIDAGKTTTTERILYYTGVSHKLGEVHDGQATMDWMEQEQERGITITSAATTCYWRNCRINIIDTPGHVDFTVEVERSLRVLDGAVAVFCAVGGVEPQSETVWRQADRYRVPRIAFVNKMDRSGADFYRVVDMIKDRLKAKPVPLHLPIGAEENFLGQIDLVRKVALYYDVDSKGETIVEREIPAEMLDQADEWRMNLVEAIAEEDETLLEKYLGGEELLPEEIMAGIRSATIGMKICPVICGSAFKNKGVQALLDCVVDYLPSPVEVPAMVGVDPDTKEEILCECSDDLPLSALAFKLMADPFFGHLTFLRVYSGVLVTGSTVLNAASGKKERVGRLLKMHANKREDIKEAYAGDIVAAVGLKQTSTGETLCDLKRAILLESMDFPEPVIEVAIEPKTKTDRDALGQALQKLVKEDPSFRVKTNEETGQTLIAGMGELHLEIIVDRLTREFKVDANVGKPQVAYRETISKPAEKDLKYAKQSGGRGQYAHIVIKVTPQEPGGGYEFVNGIVGGVIPKEYIPAVDKGIRDALLNGVLAGFPMVDLKVELVHGSYHEVDSSEQAFYIAGSMAVKEACHKAAAVLLEPIMFVEVLTPDDYMGDVMGDLNGRRGRIVSLEMRHGMQIIRANVPLSSMFGYATDLRSKTQGRATYTMLFDHYDRVPASLAEELTKK